GTCCGCCGACTTGGGGTTCAGCCCTACCAGCTTTTCAAAGTGCCCGACGGCCTCTTCGTACCGCTCGGAGCGGTATAGCATGAGCCCGAGGTTGGTGATCGCGTCGATGTCGGTCGGGTCGATCGTCAGCGCCATTCGATAAGCCCGGTCTGCCCCTGCCAGGTTTCCGGCGCGAGCCCGCATGACGCCGAGGTTGAACCAGTAAGATGCGTTATCCGACATCGATCCAGACAACGTTTCCAGCATCGCGAGCGCGTCGTCCTGTCGGTCAAGGCGCGAGTACACTTCGGACAGCACCAACTTAAACCGGGGATCGTCTTCGCCCTGCTTGAGCGCCATCTCCAAATACGCGACGGCTACGGCAGCCCTGCGGTCCTTAGCGAGCGCAAGCCCTGCGTTGCGGTTGAACAAGCGGCTCTCCGGCACCATGTCGGCAGCCTTCTTGTAGCTCTCGGCCGCTGACGTTGGCCTGCCCAAGTCTTCGAACGCCCGACCGAGGTTGTTGTATCCGTATGCATCACGCGGATTGAGCCTCACGCAGTTGCGAAGCGCCTCCACCGCCTCGGTTGGCCGATCGTTCTGCAGATGGATGCTGCCGATGTTGTACCAAGGTTCCGAAAGCTGCGGCGCCAGCTTGGCGAGGCTTATGTATACGTCGAGCGCCTTGGAGTTGCGCCCGATCTTCACGTATGCGTTGCCGAGGTTGTTCAACACCTCTAGATCGTTCGGACGCACCGATCGAGCCGTCTCTAAAACCTTCACGGCGTCTTCAGCGCGCCCTCCTTGCAAGTACAGGAAGCCGACCCAAGAGAGGGCGACGTCGTTTTGTGGATCGACGACCAATAGCCTTTCGTAAATCGGCAGCGCGTCAAGCCTTCGATCAAGGCGGATGTACGCCGACGCCAGATTCATCATCACGAGGGCGTTCTTAGGATCAAGCTCGTGCGCGGCAGCCAGTGCGTCGGCTGCGGATGACACTTCGTTCGTCCGCAAGTACAGCGATCCCAGGCTGCTCAAGTAATCCGCGTTTTTCGGATCCTGTTTGATGAGGAACTCGAACACCTCGATCGCATCGTCTTGCATGCCCGAACGCGTGTATGCGATGGCCAGGTCATGACGAAGCGTTGGCTCCTCGGGTCGCAGTCGGACAGCCTGTCTCAGAAGCGGAATCGCCTTGTCCGGATGGCCTTCGACCAAGTACACGTAACCGAGCCAGGCAACGACGTCGTGGTTCTCGGAGTCTCGCCTGTACAGCTCCTCGAGCGCCTTGATCGCGATCTCTATCTTCCCCGCCTTGTAATCTTCGACCGCCGCGACGACCTCTTCCTCGACAGATCTGACTACCGGAGGTTCTTGCTGACCAAAGGAGACAGCAGACAGCACGGCCAACGATAGCCCGACCGCAAGTT
This DNA window, taken from Armatimonadota bacterium, encodes the following:
- a CDS encoding tetratricopeptide repeat protein; amino-acid sequence: MKKLMCKLAVGLSLAVLSAVSFGQQEPPVVRSVEEEVVAAVEDYKAGKIEIAIKALEELYRRDSENHDVVAWLGYVYLVEGHPDKAIPLLRQAVRLRPEEPTLRHDLAIAYTRSGMQDDAIEVFEFLIKQDPKNADYLSSLGSLYLRTNEVSSAADALAAAHELDPKNALVMMNLASAYIRLDRRLDALPIYERLLVVDPQNDVALSWVGFLYLQGGRAEDAVKVLETARSVRPNDLEVLNNLGNAYVKIGRNSKALDVYISLAKLAPQLSEPWYNIGSIHLQNDRPTEAVEALRNCVRLNPRDAYGYNNLGRAFEDLGRPTSAAESYKKAADMVPESRLFNRNAGLALAKDRRAAVAVAYLEMALKQGEDDPRFKLVLSEVYSRLDRQDDALAMLETLSGSMSDNASYWFNLGVMRARAGNLAGADRAYRMALTIDPTDIDAITNLGLMLYRSERYEEAVGHFEKLVGLNPKSADAKLNLAAVYSKLGRADESVDLWKDYLHVFPARHDVRIDLANALWNRREFDTARFQYQYVLNSAPKNAPALNGIGLYLLRETKTKDAEMKFRQAIEADPKFAPAFNNLAITLERQNRKDEAIAALKQALKLKPDFEDAQRNLNRLEAIGG